One Mycolicibacterium rufum genomic window, CCGCGGCCGACCAGATCAAGGCCCAGGGCCCGACCGGCGGGCCCACCGTCGGCGCCAACGGCGTCACCACGGTGACGCCGACGCCGGTCGTGCCGATCGCCGGCGCCCCGGGCGCGGGTGCGCCGATCGCCGGTGCGCCGCAGCAGATCCCGGGCGGCCCGGCGATCCCGGGTCAGCCGCTGCCCGCCGGCTGATCCAGGAGCCTTCAGCTAACCGGTACCCGCGGTCCCACCTCGGGTACCGGATCGTCGTAGACTCCCGTCATGCTGCGACCCCGCCGTTGCGCCGACGAGATCGATCCGGGCCCCGTGCAGATCCAGGCCCGCAAGGTGGCGTTCGACGTCAGCGACGTCCCGCTGCACTGGATTCCGGGGCACCCCGTCGCCTCGCACGTCGTCAGCGTGCTCAACCTCGTTCTGCCCGCCGGCGAACGCTGGTTCGTGCAGACCTTCAACGAGGCGCTGCCGCTGGTGCAGGACCCGAAGCTGGCCGACGACATCCGCGGGTTCATCGGCCAGGAGGCCACGCACGCCGACGTGCACGACGCGATCCTGCACGACTTCATGGTGGCGCGCGGGGTCGATCCGGCGCCGATCCTCGCCCAGGTGGAGCACGTCTTCTCCCGGGTGCTGGCGCCGCGGGACTTCCGCGATCCCGTCCGCAGGCGCAATCACCTGTGCGACCGGCTGTGGCTGATCGCGGCGATCGAGCACTACACCGCGGTGATGGGCGACTTCGCGCTGAACTGCTCGTGGGACGACCACGGCGCCGATCCGACGCTGACCGACCTGTTCCGCTGGCACGGCAGCGAAGAGGTCGAACACCGCAGCGTGGCCCACGACGTCGCGACCTACTTCGACGACAGCTACCTCAGCCGGATCCGGGCGATGACGCTGTCGGCCACCATGCTGTTCGTGTTCTTCCAGCGCACCGCGTGGTACCTGGTGCGCAACGACCCCGCCGTCGACGTCGGCTGGTGGGCGTTCAACCGGATGCGGATGCGCGACTCCAGCTTGGGTCTGCTGCCGCGGTACAGCCGGCTGTTCGGCTCGAGCACACTGACCTACTTCCGGCCCGGGTACTCGCCGGAGCAGTTCGGCTCCACCGCCCAGGCGGTCGCCTATCTGGCGACCTCGCCCGCGGCGCGCGCGGCGCACCTGTGATGCGCCTGGTCCCGCACTACCGGCAGACC contains:
- a CDS encoding metal-dependent hydrolase encodes the protein MLRPRRCADEIDPGPVQIQARKVAFDVSDVPLHWIPGHPVASHVVSVLNLVLPAGERWFVQTFNEALPLVQDPKLADDIRGFIGQEATHADVHDAILHDFMVARGVDPAPILAQVEHVFSRVLAPRDFRDPVRRRNHLCDRLWLIAAIEHYTAVMGDFALNCSWDDHGADPTLTDLFRWHGSEEVEHRSVAHDVATYFDDSYLSRIRAMTLSATMLFVFFQRTAWYLVRNDPAVDVGWWAFNRMRMRDSSLGLLPRYSRLFGSSTLTYFRPGYSPEQFGSTAQAVAYLATSPAARAAHL